From a single Candidatus Rokuibacteriota bacterium genomic region:
- a CDS encoding DUF692 family protein, which yields MASQRISVGAFYNPHLGRMTLEAQGLIEHLAMADPPAPDDPHFPAIRERFTLLLHDFLGQLSEPLGGAALDRARALLSLYRSPWAAEHLQRVHTTDGTRFVDYVFPPLYTEDLLRDYVVNARALREALGVPLAIEPIPTYLHLDLPQMGEAEFVHRFYAESGCGMLLDVAHAVLSAHYAGVPPREFVAALPLERTVELHVAGVEPDAELGGPWIGAAVPDKELLDLALFVADRAPGLKAVTFDAFASALTAETLLSGVRAIRDAFALPA from the coding sequence ATGGCGAGCCAGCGCATCTCTGTCGGTGCCTTCTACAACCCGCACCTAGGCCGGATGACGCTCGAGGCCCAGGGCCTCATCGAGCATCTCGCCATGGCCGACCCGCCGGCGCCGGATGATCCCCACTTCCCGGCCATCCGCGAGCGGTTCACCCTCCTGCTGCACGACTTCCTCGGCCAGCTCAGCGAACCTCTCGGCGGAGCGGCGCTGGACCGCGCCCGCGCGCTCCTGTCCCTGTATCGCTCGCCGTGGGCGGCGGAGCACCTCCAGCGCGTCCACACCACCGACGGCACCCGTTTCGTGGACTATGTCTTCCCGCCGCTCTACACCGAGGACCTCCTGCGCGATTACGTCGTGAACGCCCGCGCGCTCCGGGAAGCTCTGGGCGTCCCGCTCGCGATCGAGCCGATCCCGACCTACCTCCACCTCGACCTGCCCCAGATGGGGGAAGCCGAATTCGTCCACCGCTTCTACGCCGAAAGTGGGTGCGGAATGCTCCTCGACGTGGCTCACGCCGTGCTCTCAGCCCACTATGCGGGCGTGCCACCCAGGGAGTTCGTGGCTGCGCTCCCGCTGGAACGCACCGTGGAGCTCCACGTGGCCGGGGTGGAACCCGATGCCGAGCTGGGCGGCCCATGGATCGGCGCTGCCGTGCCGGACAAGGAGCTCCTCGACCTCGCCCTCTTCGTAGCCGACCGGGCACCGGGGCTCAAGGCGGTGACGTTCGACGCGTTCGCCAGCGCCCTGACTGCCGAGACCCTCCTGAGCGGCGTGCGTGCGATCCGGGACGCCTTCGCGCT